In a genomic window of Cynocephalus volans isolate mCynVol1 chromosome 1, mCynVol1.pri, whole genome shotgun sequence:
- the LOC134387177 gene encoding olfactory receptor 5AC1-like, which yields MAEENKTFITEFVLTGLTDRPGLQLPLFLVFFVVYLITMVGNLGLIAVIWRDPHLHTPMYLFLGSLAFADAWSSSSVTPKMLINFLSKNHVISVFDCMAQFYFFGSSATTECFLLVVMAYDRYVAICNPLLYPVVMSNRLCTQFIGASYFIGVLHSAIHVGFLVRLTFCRSNIIDYFYCEILQLFKISCTDPMVNMLLVLIFSAFIQVFTFITIIISYSCVLFAILEKKSEQGRGKAFSTCSAHLLSVSLFYGTLFFMYVRPGSGPGENQDKMYSLFYTVIIPLLNPFIYSLRNKEVIGALKRINKK from the coding sequence ATGGCAGAAGAAAATAAGACTTTCATCACTGAGTTTGTTCTCACAGGACTAACAGATCGTCCAGGGCTGCAGCTGCCCCTGTTCCTGGTGTTCTTCGTGGTCTACCTCATCACCATGGTGGGCAACCTTGGACTGATTGCTGTCATCTGGAGGGACCCTCACcttcacacccccatgtacttgtTCCTTGGCAGTTTAGCCTTTGCAGATGCTTGGTCTTCATCCTCGGTGACTCCCAAGATGCTTATCAATTTTTTATCAAAGAATCATGTGATATCCGTCTTTGATTGTATGGcccaattttacttttttggttccAGTGCAACCACAGAATGTTTCCTCCTGGtagtgatggcctatgaccgctacgTAGCCATATGTAATCCTTTGCTTTATCCAGTGGTGATGTCCAATAGGCTCTGTACTCAGTTTATAGGTGCTTCATATTTTATTGGTGTTCTGCATTCGGCGATTCATGTAGGTTTTTTAGTTAGATTAACTTTCTGCAGGTCCAATATCATTGATTATTTCTACTGTGAAATTTTACAACTGTTCAAAATTTCATGCACAGATCCCATGGTTAATATGcttttagttttaatattttcagccTTTATACAAGTCTTCACTTTTATAACTATCATCATCTCTTACTCCTGTGTCCTCTTTGCCATCCTGGAAAAGAAGTCTGAGCAGGGCAGAGGCAAAGCCTTCTCCACGTGCAGTGCCcatctgctctctgtctctttgttctATGGCACACTCTTTTTCATGTACGTGCGTCCTGGGTCTGGACCAGGTGAAAATCAGGacaaaatgtattctttattttacacAGTAATAATTCCCCTGCTAAATCCTTTTAtttacagcctgaggaacaaaGAGGTTATAGGTGccttgaaaagaataaataagaaataa